A single region of the Chryseobacterium culicis genome encodes:
- a CDS encoding lysophospholipid acyltransferase family protein — protein sequence MSLISKNDLIQASGLNKIGFLKNPIASAVMSIAKINEVNKLYDKLKDKEGKDFFDSFVRERNLSYVAFEEDLAKIPKTGPFILVSNHPLGAIDGILMCKVLSEVRPDFKVMGNFLLEKIKPMEPYVIAVNPFENRKEAYSSSSGMRETLKHLQNGGCVGIFPAGEVSNKNNPYGEILDKEWEKTALKLIRMAKVPVVPMYFHAKNSRLFYQVAKLHPNLQTLMLPAEMMNDREKPIRIRIGRPITVKAMDEMETIEELGEFLKRKVYMMKSYYEKRKSLAQSINLQNLSVKFPLLKEENIVQNIIDETPLEDIIKDVDKLRGTDKMLFSNGNYEIYFTTYEEIPSIMREIGRQRELTFRAVGEGSNLPFDLDEYDKHYHHLFLWDNGEKKLAGAYRMALGREVMKKYGIKGFYTSSLFEFEQDIHPFFKKVIEMGRAYICQEYQQKPLPLFLLWRGIVHVCLRNPDHKFLMGGVSISNKFSEFSKSLMIEFMRSNYFDSAVAQYITPRNEYKVKLRDRDKNIFFEEMESDLNKLDKIIDDLEPELRLPVLIKKYIKQNAKVIAFNVDPNFNDAIDGLMYIRISDLPENTIKPVLEEMSEQIRKEQENNPTDNQ from the coding sequence ATGAGTTTAATTTCGAAAAACGATCTGATCCAAGCTTCCGGCTTAAATAAAATTGGGTTTCTCAAGAACCCGATAGCATCTGCTGTGATGAGCATTGCTAAAATAAACGAAGTAAATAAATTATACGATAAATTAAAAGACAAGGAAGGCAAAGACTTTTTCGACTCATTTGTGAGAGAAAGAAACCTAAGCTACGTAGCTTTTGAAGAGGATCTGGCAAAGATTCCGAAAACGGGACCGTTTATTCTGGTTTCCAATCACCCGCTGGGTGCTATTGACGGGATTTTAATGTGCAAGGTCTTATCAGAGGTTCGTCCGGATTTTAAGGTAATGGGAAATTTCCTTTTGGAAAAGATCAAACCTATGGAGCCGTATGTAATCGCTGTAAATCCTTTTGAAAACAGAAAAGAAGCTTACAGCAGTTCTTCAGGAATGCGTGAAACCCTCAAGCATTTACAAAACGGAGGCTGCGTAGGTATTTTTCCGGCAGGAGAAGTTTCCAACAAGAACAATCCTTATGGAGAAATTTTAGATAAGGAATGGGAAAAAACGGCACTTAAGCTTATCAGAATGGCTAAAGTGCCGGTAGTTCCTATGTATTTCCACGCTAAGAACAGCCGACTTTTTTATCAGGTGGCTAAACTTCACCCGAATTTGCAGACTCTTATGCTTCCAGCAGAAATGATGAATGACAGGGAAAAACCTATCAGAATCAGAATCGGGCGTCCTATTACTGTAAAGGCAATGGACGAAATGGAAACGATTGAGGAGTTGGGAGAGTTTTTGAAACGTAAGGTTTATATGATGAAATCTTACTATGAAAAGAGAAAATCTCTTGCTCAAAGTATCAATCTCCAGAATTTATCTGTTAAATTTCCTTTATTGAAGGAAGAAAACATTGTTCAGAATATCATAGATGAAACTCCTCTTGAAGACATTATTAAAGATGTTGATAAATTGAGAGGAACGGATAAAATGCTGTTCAGTAACGGAAATTATGAGATCTACTTTACGACTTATGAGGAAATTCCTTCTATTATGAGGGAAATCGGACGTCAGAGAGAGCTTACTTTCCGTGCGGTAGGTGAAGGAAGTAATCTTCCGTTTGACCTGGATGAATATGATAAACATTACCACCATCTTTTCCTTTGGGATAATGGGGAGAAAAAACTGGCTGGAGCTTACAGAATGGCACTGGGTAGAGAGGTAATGAAGAAATACGGTATCAAAGGCTTTTATACAAGCTCTCTATTTGAGTTTGAGCAGGACATTCATCCTTTCTTTAAAAAGGTGATTGAAATGGGACGTGCCTATATCTGCCAGGAATATCAGCAGAAACCACTTCCACTCTTCCTTTTATGGAGAGGAATTGTACATGTATGCCTGAGAAATCCTGATCATAAATTCCTTATGGGTGGTGTGAGTATTTCCAACAAATTCTCAGAATTTTCAAAATCACTGATGATCGAATTTATGCGTTCAAATTATTTTGATTCTGCAGTGGCTCAGTATATCACTCCAAGGAATGAATACAAAGTAAAGCTTCGTGACAGGGATAAAAACATTTTCTTTGAGGAGATGGAATCTGACCTTAACAAGCTGGACAAGATTATTGATGACCTTGAGCCTGAATTGAGACTTCCTGTTCTGATCAAAAAATACATCAAACAAAATGCTAAAGTAATTGCTTTCAATGTTGATCCCAACTTTAATGATGCGATTGACGGATTGATGTATATCAGAATCAGTGATCTTCCGGAAAACACGATCAAACCGGTATTGGAAGAGATGAGTGAACAGATCAGAAAAGAGCAGGAAAATAATCCGACTGATAATCAGTAA